One Halobacterium zhouii genomic region harbors:
- a CDS encoding GTP-dependent dephospho-CoA kinase family protein — translation MPRAVATLPEDARAAFREPLGPVYEDAERLLSAAGSPVIAVGDVVTYHLVNAGAPPDVAVVDGKTEREAVTEAVAGGMPEADREVAVESDAATVSAALLSALVDAIGADGTTLIRVTGEEDLATLPAVLAAPVGASVVYGQPGEGMVLANVTSERTERVRELCELLETTEEFWSLLEN, via the coding sequence GTGCCTCGCGCGGTCGCCACGCTCCCCGAGGACGCCCGCGCGGCGTTCCGGGAGCCACTCGGCCCCGTCTACGAGGACGCGGAGCGACTGCTTTCTGCCGCCGGGAGCCCGGTCATTGCGGTCGGTGACGTCGTCACGTACCACCTGGTCAACGCGGGTGCGCCGCCGGACGTCGCGGTCGTAGACGGGAAGACCGAGCGCGAGGCGGTCACAGAGGCGGTCGCCGGTGGGATGCCCGAGGCGGACCGCGAGGTGGCCGTCGAGAGCGATGCGGCGACCGTCTCCGCGGCACTGCTGTCGGCGCTCGTCGACGCAATCGGCGCCGACGGCACGACGCTCATCCGGGTGACGGGCGAGGAGGACCTCGCGACGTTGCCCGCCGTGCTCGCTGCGCCCGTCGGCGCGAGCGTCGTCTACGGCCAACCCGGGGAGGGGATGGTGCTCGCGAACGTCACCAGCGAGCGCACGGAGCGAGTACGGGAGCTCTGTGAACTGCTGGAGACCACCGAGGAGTTCTGGTCGCTGCTGGAGAACTGA
- a CDS encoding lysylphosphatidylglycerol synthase transmembrane domain-containing protein, which yields MDVRAVVVGFVAAIAVTAGLVYVVGVNDVITALGRADPQRILLVAAAAIVWLTSWALSLRTVLGVLGQHLSVPRAIAVYASTTFANNVTPFGQAGGEPFSAYLISNETDIEYDTGFAAISSVDAIHFVPSLTLGVLGIGYVGATAALTRRLTMVAGVVGVLAVGLPIAAYFGWRNRERVEAGVARVVTPIVHAVGRVVPQFDAPDASGIEERVDRFFVAIDRVAADRRGLAVAVGYSALGWLALVASLWSSLFALGYVVPLSVVLVAIPVGDLAAAAPLPGGLGGVEALYVLVLATLTPVSAGAVAAAVLVHRGATYLFPIVLGGAVAAVIATD from the coding sequence GTGGACGTTCGGGCGGTCGTCGTCGGATTCGTCGCGGCGATCGCAGTGACAGCCGGACTCGTCTACGTCGTGGGCGTGAACGACGTCATCACTGCACTAGGGCGCGCGGACCCACAACGCATTCTGCTCGTCGCCGCCGCGGCGATCGTCTGGCTGACCTCGTGGGCGCTCTCGCTCCGGACGGTGCTCGGCGTGCTCGGCCAACACCTCAGCGTGCCGCGGGCCATCGCCGTCTACGCGTCGACGACGTTCGCGAACAACGTCACGCCGTTCGGCCAGGCCGGCGGCGAACCGTTCAGCGCGTACCTCATCTCGAACGAGACGGACATCGAGTACGACACCGGGTTCGCGGCCATCTCGAGCGTGGACGCCATCCACTTCGTGCCGTCGCTCACGCTCGGCGTTCTCGGAATCGGCTACGTCGGGGCGACCGCCGCGCTCACTCGGCGCCTCACCATGGTGGCCGGCGTCGTCGGCGTGCTCGCGGTCGGCCTCCCCATCGCGGCGTACTTCGGGTGGCGCAACCGGGAGCGCGTCGAAGCGGGGGTGGCGCGGGTCGTCACGCCCATCGTCCACGCGGTCGGTCGCGTCGTTCCGCAGTTCGACGCGCCGGACGCGAGCGGCATCGAGGAGCGTGTGGATCGGTTCTTCGTCGCCATCGACCGCGTCGCCGCCGACCGCCGGGGACTCGCGGTCGCGGTCGGCTACTCGGCGCTCGGGTGGCTCGCGCTCGTGGCCTCTCTCTGGTCGTCGCTGTTCGCGCTCGGCTACGTCGTCCCGCTGTCGGTCGTGCTGGTGGCGATTCCGGTCGGCGACCTCGCCGCGGCAGCCCCGCTCCCGGGCGGCCTCGGCGGCGTCGAGGCCCTCTACGTGCTCGTCCTCGCCACGCTCACGCCGGTGTCCGCCGGCGCCGTCGCCGCTGCGGTGCTCGTCCACCGCGGCGCGACCTACCTCTTCCCCATCGTGCTCGGCGGCGCCGTCGCCGCCGTCATCGCGACCGACTGA
- a CDS encoding PIN domain-containing protein: MDANALMMPVEFGVRVFEELEDLLSDYDPFVPAAVVAELEKLATHGGEEGTAASVGADLAARCETVETDASYADDALLELATTGEVDAVVTNDGPLKDRVLDAGVPVIHLRGRNQLTTTQP, encoded by the coding sequence ATGGACGCCAACGCGCTGATGATGCCGGTCGAGTTCGGCGTGCGGGTCTTCGAGGAGTTGGAGGACCTGCTGTCGGACTACGACCCATTCGTCCCCGCCGCCGTCGTCGCGGAGCTGGAGAAGCTCGCGACTCACGGCGGCGAGGAGGGGACGGCGGCGAGCGTGGGGGCGGACCTGGCGGCGCGCTGCGAGACCGTCGAGACGGACGCATCGTACGCTGACGACGCGCTGCTCGAACTCGCCACGACCGGCGAGGTCGACGCCGTCGTCACGAACGACGGCCCACTGAAAGACCGGGTGCTCGACGCGGGCGTTCCGGTAATTCATTTAAGGGGTCGGAATCAACTCACAACCACTCAACCATAG
- a CDS encoding 30S ribosomal protein S24e, with the protein MEIEILDQEGNPLLHRTEVKFEITHEEATPSRLSVRDSLAAKLDKDSEEVVVHELGTKFGMRTTVGRAKVYDSPEEATEVEQDYMLERNKIGADEDADAEEAE; encoded by the coding sequence ATGGAAATCGAAATTCTGGATCAGGAGGGCAACCCCCTGCTCCACCGGACGGAGGTCAAGTTCGAGATCACGCACGAGGAAGCAACGCCGTCGCGTCTGTCGGTTCGAGACAGTCTCGCGGCGAAACTCGACAAGGACTCCGAGGAGGTCGTCGTTCACGAGCTCGGCACGAAGTTCGGGATGCGCACGACCGTCGGGCGCGCGAAGGTGTACGACTCCCCGGAGGAGGCCACTGAGGTCGAGCAGGACTACATGCTCGAGCGCAACAAGATCGGCGCCGACGAGGACGCCGACGCGGAGGAGGCCGAATAA
- the spt4 gene encoding transcription elongation factor subunit Spt4 translates to MASNRLACRDCHHIVEPDEDVCPHCGSNTLTEDWAGYVVITHPETSEIAEKMEVEEPGEYALKVR, encoded by the coding sequence ATGGCGTCGAACCGACTCGCCTGCCGGGACTGCCACCACATCGTCGAGCCCGACGAGGACGTCTGCCCCCACTGCGGGTCGAACACGCTCACGGAGGACTGGGCCGGCTACGTCGTCATCACGCACCCCGAGACCTCCGAAATCGCCGAGAAGATGGAGGTCGAGGAGCCGGGCGAGTACGCGCTGAAGGTCAGATAG
- a CDS encoding DUF5787 family protein has protein sequence MREFGFELRLCARLEAGGVPGLASDDGAGEPGNADAGVVARQLGTSVHAAGGRIVDTVCVLPGPEFETRVALASDAIPLPAIEAEVGVGRFRRVTSVFDDPPERARRLAERGREAGFLELDRQNGQTVVRQTGRYPDWVGGLVGVENKPDLGRPGDLEWQTRHDASLGVLDYAVVATESHVTRAHLNRLPDAVGVWRVNFENEDASTSGADDPVDSPIEVIRKPERLDSAGPGLEVLDSKPGRTDVRPVTADAKARQRLRIAERAFGKGWRTYDLPACTEHESAAEADTETLPFCAYKDRLVDAAAECGPECPGYNPVDDEKAPVTDLDAERERNTAWRADAGGRRRQSGLGRFT, from the coding sequence ATGCGAGAGTTCGGGTTCGAACTCCGACTGTGCGCGCGCCTCGAAGCCGGCGGTGTGCCGGGACTCGCCAGCGACGACGGCGCCGGCGAACCGGGCAACGCCGACGCGGGCGTCGTCGCCCGGCAACTCGGCACGAGCGTACACGCCGCGGGCGGCCGCATCGTCGACACCGTCTGCGTGCTCCCCGGGCCGGAGTTCGAAACGCGCGTGGCGCTCGCGAGCGACGCTATCCCGCTGCCCGCCATCGAGGCCGAGGTCGGCGTCGGCCGGTTCCGGCGCGTCACGAGCGTCTTCGACGACCCGCCGGAGCGCGCCCGCCGACTCGCGGAGCGCGGCCGCGAAGCGGGCTTCCTCGAACTCGACAGACAGAACGGCCAGACGGTCGTCCGGCAGACCGGCCGCTACCCAGACTGGGTCGGCGGACTGGTCGGCGTGGAGAACAAACCCGACCTCGGGCGCCCCGGCGACCTGGAGTGGCAGACCCGCCACGACGCCAGCCTCGGGGTGCTGGATTACGCCGTCGTCGCCACGGAGTCCCACGTCACGCGCGCTCATCTGAACCGCCTTCCCGACGCAGTCGGCGTGTGGCGCGTGAACTTCGAGAACGAGGACGCTTCGACCAGCGGCGCCGACGACCCGGTCGACAGCCCCATCGAGGTGATTCGGAAACCCGAGCGACTCGACTCGGCTGGACCCGGCCTCGAGGTGCTCGACTCGAAACCGGGGCGGACCGACGTCCGACCGGTCACGGCGGACGCGAAGGCCCGCCAGCGTCTGCGTATCGCCGAGCGCGCGTTCGGGAAGGGATGGCGAACGTACGACCTGCCGGCGTGTACCGAGCACGAGTCCGCAGCGGAAGCCGACACCGAGACGCTTCCGTTCTGCGCGTACAAGGACCGCCTCGTCGACGCTGCCGCAGAGTGCGGACCCGAGTGTCCGGGCTACAACCCGGTGGACGACGAGAAGGCACCAGTCACCGACCTCGACGCGGAACGCGAGCGCAACACCGCGTGGCGCGCCGACGCCGGCGGCCGCCGTCGGCAGTCGGGACTCGGCCGGTTCACGTAG
- a CDS encoding translation initiation factor IF-2 subunit gamma, whose translation MADNNRQPEVNIGLVGHVDHGKTTLVRALSGEWTDQHSEEMKRGISIRLGYADATLRRCPEAEEPECYTVEETCSEHDVETEVLRTVSFVDAPGHETLMATMLSGASLMDGAVLVVSANESVPQPQTEEHLMALDIIGIENVVIAQNKVDLVDAEQARENHEQIQEFVEGTVAEDAPVVPVSAEEELNLDLLIDALEREIPTPERNPDADAELYVARSFDINRPGTTWEGLSGGVLGGSLVQGELEGGDELELRPGREVEEGGQSEWRPITTDVRSLQAGGETVDTVSPGGLLGVGTGLDPSATKGDALAGQVAGPPGSLPPAWDSFTMDVDLLERLVGAEEGEEIDPINTGEPLMLTVGTATTVGAVTSARDEECEVELKRPVCAREGAKIAINRRVGARWRLIGVGTLTE comes from the coding sequence ATGGCAGACAACAACCGACAACCGGAGGTGAACATCGGACTGGTGGGTCACGTGGACCACGGCAAGACGACCCTGGTCCGCGCACTCAGCGGTGAGTGGACCGACCAGCATTCCGAGGAGATGAAACGCGGCATCTCTATTCGCCTCGGGTACGCGGACGCGACGCTGCGTCGCTGTCCAGAGGCCGAGGAGCCCGAGTGTTACACGGTCGAAGAGACGTGCTCCGAGCACGACGTCGAGACGGAGGTGCTCCGCACCGTCTCGTTCGTCGACGCGCCCGGACACGAGACGCTGATGGCGACGATGCTCTCGGGGGCATCCCTCATGGACGGCGCGGTGCTGGTCGTCAGCGCCAACGAATCGGTGCCCCAGCCCCAGACCGAGGAGCACCTGATGGCGCTCGACATCATCGGCATCGAGAACGTCGTCATCGCCCAGAACAAGGTCGACCTCGTGGACGCAGAGCAGGCCCGCGAGAACCACGAGCAGATACAGGAGTTCGTGGAGGGCACCGTCGCGGAGGACGCGCCGGTCGTCCCCGTCTCCGCGGAGGAGGAACTCAACCTCGACCTGCTCATCGACGCACTCGAGCGCGAGATTCCGACCCCGGAACGCAACCCCGACGCGGACGCCGAACTGTACGTCGCGCGGTCGTTCGACATCAACCGCCCCGGGACCACCTGGGAGGGGCTTTCGGGCGGCGTGCTCGGGGGCAGCCTCGTGCAGGGCGAACTCGAGGGCGGCGACGAACTCGAACTCCGTCCCGGCCGCGAGGTCGAGGAGGGCGGGCAGTCCGAGTGGCGCCCCATCACGACCGACGTCCGGAGCCTGCAGGCCGGCGGTGAGACCGTCGACACCGTCTCGCCGGGCGGCTTGCTCGGCGTCGGGACGGGTCTCGACCCGAGCGCCACGAAGGGCGACGCGCTCGCCGGCCAGGTCGCCGGTCCGCCGGGTTCACTCCCGCCGGCGTGGGACTCGTTCACGATGGATGTCGACCTGCTCGAGCGCCTCGTCGGCGCCGAGGAGGGCGAGGAGATCGACCCCATCAACACCGGCGAACCGCTGATGCTCACGGTCGGCACCGCCACCACCGTCGGCGCGGTGACGAGCGCCCGTGACGAGGAATGCGAGGTCGAACTGAAGCGGCCGGTGTGCGCTCGCGAGGGCGCGAAGATCGCCATCAACCGCCGCGTCGGCGCGCGATGGCGGCTCATCGGCGTCGGCACGCTCACGGAGTGA
- a CDS encoding MBL fold metallo-hydrolase — MQVTLLGTGDTTGTPTPNCDCATCEAARERGIERTRFSVHVEDESTGDSLLLDFSPDFRRQFLREDVPLPDAGVVTHVHFDHLDGLGNANRLFDDLPVYAANETDPETGESVAETVARKFDYLGALDARGVAPHETFEAAGFDVTLVPVDHPPLLCYGVVVERDGATLALSGDTTYNIPTQSRDAMRDADLLLADGIVPASLCEHHPLGGKHEGSDGVPRTFGTKHMTREGALALGEDLDASETRVVHAAHFYPGAEAFADEIAVDGETFRL; from the coding sequence ATGCAGGTCACGCTGCTCGGCACGGGCGACACCACCGGGACGCCGACGCCGAACTGCGATTGTGCCACCTGCGAGGCCGCCCGCGAGCGCGGCATCGAGCGCACCCGATTCTCCGTCCACGTCGAGGACGAGTCCACGGGAGATTCACTCCTGCTGGATTTCAGCCCGGACTTCCGCCGACAGTTCCTCCGCGAGGACGTCCCGCTGCCGGACGCGGGCGTCGTGACGCACGTCCACTTCGACCACCTCGACGGCCTCGGGAACGCGAATCGATTGTTCGACGACCTGCCGGTGTACGCCGCGAACGAGACCGACCCGGAGACCGGCGAGAGTGTCGCGGAGACGGTCGCCCGCAAGTTCGACTACCTGGGCGCGCTGGACGCGCGTGGCGTCGCACCCCACGAGACATTCGAGGCGGCGGGGTTCGACGTGACGCTCGTGCCCGTCGACCACCCGCCGCTGCTCTGCTACGGCGTAGTCGTCGAGCGGGACGGGGCAACACTCGCGCTCTCCGGCGATACGACATACAATATTCCTACGCAATCGCGAGACGCGATGCGGGACGCCGACCTCCTGCTCGCGGACGGCATCGTCCCGGCGAGCCTCTGCGAGCATCACCCGCTGGGCGGCAAACACGAGGGCTCGGACGGCGTCCCGCGAACGTTCGGCACGAAACACATGACCCGGGAGGGCGCGCTCGCGCTGGGTGAGGACCTCGACGCGAGTGAGACGCGGGTCGTCCACGCCGCGCACTTCTACCCCGGGGCGGAGGCGTTCGCCGACGAGATCGCGGTAGACGGTGAGACGTTTCGTCTCTGA
- a CDS encoding 30S ribosomal protein S27ae: MPRSDYYEDGEVAKETCPRCGDTFLADHGDRQHCGQCGYTEWE, from the coding sequence ATGCCCCGGAGCGACTACTACGAGGACGGCGAGGTCGCCAAGGAGACGTGCCCGCGCTGTGGCGACACGTTCCTCGCGGACCACGGTGACCGCCAGCACTGCGGCCAGTGCGGTTACACCGAGTGGGAGTAA
- a CDS encoding DNA-directed RNA polymerase encodes MYKRARLKDTIEVPPKHLGDVGTDLVKRLLQDKLEGRMDEDIGSVVTITEVHDIGDGAVLPNRPGVYYDAEFDAVTFDPEMQEVVDGEIVEVVSFGAFVGIGPVDGLLHVSQISDEYLAFDEENQQLASRESNNVIGTDDAVRARIVTKSIDERNPRESKIGLTAKQPGLGKHGWLREEREREQEAE; translated from the coding sequence ATGTACAAGCGAGCACGCCTGAAGGACACGATCGAGGTTCCGCCAAAGCACCTCGGAGACGTGGGTACGGACCTCGTCAAGCGCCTCTTGCAGGACAAACTCGAGGGCCGGATGGACGAAGACATCGGGAGCGTCGTCACGATCACCGAAGTTCACGACATCGGGGACGGTGCTGTACTGCCGAACCGCCCCGGCGTCTACTACGACGCCGAGTTCGACGCGGTCACGTTCGACCCCGAGATGCAGGAAGTCGTCGACGGCGAGATCGTCGAAGTGGTGAGCTTCGGCGCGTTCGTCGGCATCGGGCCGGTCGACGGACTCCTGCACGTCTCCCAGATCTCCGACGAGTACCTCGCGTTCGACGAGGAGAACCAGCAACTCGCGTCCCGCGAGTCGAACAACGTCATCGGCACCGACGACGCGGTCCGCGCCCGCATCGTCACGAAGAGCATCGACGAGCGCAACCCCCGTGAGTCGAAGATCGGACTCACCGCGAAACAGCCCGGGCTGGGCAAGCACGGGTGGCTCCGGGAGGAGCGCGAGCGAGAGCAGGAGGCCGAGTAG